In Maridesulfovibrio zosterae DSM 11974, a genomic segment contains:
- a CDS encoding Lrp/AsnC family transcriptional regulator — MNKRKIDETDRRILTILQNSGRVSNADIARKVGMAPSAVLERVRKLERKGILVGYEAIVDPKSVGRSLTAFIFVNVNEGVGATSTGADLSQVPGVLEVHYCAGRDSYLIKVRCEDTDGLAIMLGRIGRIDTVRDTNSTIVLNTIKESRAIPLEEEAEYES, encoded by the coding sequence ATGAATAAGAGAAAAATTGACGAAACAGATCGTAGAATTCTGACAATACTTCAGAATAGTGGTAGAGTTTCTAATGCTGATATCGCAAGAAAAGTCGGCATGGCTCCTTCAGCAGTTCTGGAGCGAGTGCGTAAGCTTGAGCGAAAGGGGATTCTTGTCGGCTACGAGGCCATCGTAGATCCCAAATCTGTGGGAAGATCTCTGACAGCTTTTATCTTCGTTAATGTAAATGAAGGTGTCGGGGCTACTTCAACAGGGGCCGATCTTTCTCAAGTTCCGGGCGTTCTGGAAGTTCATTACTGCGCCGGTCGGGACAGCTATCTTATAAAAGTTCGCTGCGAAGATACTGACGGACTTGCTATCATGCTTGGTCGGATCGGACGGATCGATACCGTTCGGGATACCAATTCAACAATTGTTTTAAATACTATTAAGGAGTCCAGAGCTATCCCTTTGGAAGAGGAAGCTGAATATGAATCATAG
- a CDS encoding C-GCAxxG-C-C family protein, translating to MSGNKARQRFANEYFCAESVLMTICETIGYENQAIPAMATAFCGGVSRTKGTCGALQGAVLAISLIHGRNNTDQNYDKCYELVQILSKNFQEKYSSTNCFEITDCDLSIQQGREKFKEEGVKHNICLNIVEEITDYTIMLLMDNQVK from the coding sequence ATGTCTGGAAATAAAGCCCGTCAGCGTTTTGCTAATGAATACTTCTGCGCAGAAAGTGTCCTGATGACAATTTGTGAAACAATTGGATATGAAAACCAAGCGATTCCAGCCATGGCAACAGCATTTTGCGGTGGGGTGTCTCGTACAAAAGGGACTTGCGGAGCTCTTCAAGGGGCTGTTCTGGCTATAAGTTTAATACATGGACGTAACAATACAGATCAAAATTACGACAAGTGCTATGAGCTGGTACAGATTCTCAGTAAAAATTTTCAGGAGAAATATTCTTCGACCAACTGCTTTGAAATTACCGACTGTGATCTTTCCATACAGCAAGGACGTGAAAAATTCAAAGAAGAAGGCGTTAAACACAATATTTGTCTGAATATAGTTGAAGAAATAACCGACTACACAATCATGCTTCTAATGGATAATCAGGTAAAATAA